In Panthera leo isolate Ple1 chromosome B3, P.leo_Ple1_pat1.1, whole genome shotgun sequence, a single genomic region encodes these proteins:
- the LACTB gene encoding serine beta-lactamase-like protein LACTB, mitochondrial isoform X1: MYRLLSAVTARAATPGGWAWGRGRRAAHHRAGLPLLGPGWVGGLGLGLGLALGVKLAGGLRGAAPTQSPGAPDPEASPQAEPLPPQEQPLAPWSAQTPMLPPTRRFARAIDSSRDLLHRIKDEVGAPGIVVGVSVDGKEVWSEGLGYADVENRVPCKPETVMRIASISKSLTMVAVAKLWEAGKLDLDIPVQHYVPEFPEKEYEGEKVSVTTRLLISHLSGIRHYEKDMKKVKEEKAYKASKMMKGTVESDHEKEFKEKGGKSNEKSDFAKAKIEQDNDAKGRNLKPGKKKNDFEQGELYLKEKFENSIESLRLFKNDPLFFKPGSQFLYSTFGYTLLAAIVERASGYKYLDYMQKIFHDLDMLTTVQEENEPVIYNRARFYVYNKKRRLVNTPYVDNSYKWAGGGFLSTVGDLLKFGNAMLYGYQVGLFKNSHENLLPGYLKPETMVMIWTPVPNTEMSWDKEGKYAMAWGVVEKKQTYGSCRKQRHYASHTGGAVGASSVLLVLPEELDAEAINNKVPPRGIVVSIICNMQSVGLNNTALKIALEFDKDRSDIS, translated from the exons ATGTACCGGCTCCTGTCAGCCGTGACGGCCCGGGCCGCGACCCCcggaggctgggcctggggccgCGGGCGGCGCGCGGCCCACCACCGCGCTGGCCTGCCGCTCCTCGGCCCCGGCTGGGtcggggggctggggctggggctggggctagCGCTCGGGGTGAAGCTGGCGGGCGGGCTGAGGGGCGCCGCCCCCACGCAGTCCCCAGGGGCCCCCGACCCCGAGGCGTCGCCCCAGGCGGAGCCGCTGCCGCCGCAGGAGCAGCCCCTCGCTCCGTGGTCTGCACAGACCCCGATGCTGCCCCCTACCCGGCGCTTCGCCAGAGCCATCGACAGCAGCCGCGACCTGCTGCACCGGATCAAG GATGAGGTGGGCGCCCCTGGCATAGTGGTTGGAGTCTCTGTAGATGGAAAAGAAGTCTGGTCAGAAG gttTAGGTTATGCTGATGTTGAGAACCGAGTACCCTGCAAGCCAGAGACTGTTATGAGAATTGCCAGTATCAGCAAAAGCCTCACCATGGTTGCTGTTGCCAAATTGTGGGAAGCTGGGAAACTGGATCTTGATATTCCAGTACAACATTATGTTCCTGAATTCCCAGAAAAAGAATACGAAGGTGAAAAG GTTTCTGTCACAACAAGATTGTTGATCTCCCATTTAAGTGGAATTCGTCATTATGAAAAGGACATGAAAAAggtgaaagaagagaaagcttACAAAGCCTCGAAGATGATGAAAGGGACAGTGGAATCTGACCAcgaaaaagaattcaaagaaaaaggaggcaaaagtAATGAAAAGAGTGACTTTGCTAAAGCTAAGATAGAGCAAGATAATGATGCCAAAGGCCGGAATTTAAAACctggcaagaaaaagaatgattttgaaCAAGGCgaattatatttgaaagaaaagtttgaaaattcaATTGAATCactaagattatttaaaaatgacccTTTGTTCTTTAAACCTG GTAGTCAGTTTTTGTATTCAACTTTTGGCTATACCCTACTGGCAGCCATAGTAGAAAGAGCTTCAGGATATAAATATTTGGACTATATGCAGAAAATATTCCATGACTTGGATATGCTGACAACTGTGCAGGAAGAAAATGAGCCAGTGATTTACAATAGAGCAAG attttacgTTTACAATAAAAAGAGACGTCTTGTCAACACACCTTACGTGGATAACTCCTATAAATGGGCTGGTGGTGGATTTCTGTCTACAGTGGGTGACCTTCTGAAATTTGGGAATGCAATGCTGTATGGTTACCAAGTCGGGCTGTTTAAGAACTCACATGAAAATCTTTTACCTGGATATCTCAAACCAGAAACGATGGTTATGATTTGGACACCAGTCCCTAACACAGAGATGTCTTGGGATAAAGAGGGTAAATATGCGATGGCATGGGGTGTCGTGGAAAAGAAGCAAACATATGGTTCTTGTAGGAAGCAACGGCATTATGCCTCACATACTGGAGGTGCAGTGGGTGCCAGCAGTGTCCTGCTGGTCCTTCCTGAAGAACTGGATGCGGAAGCTATAAATAACAAAGTTCCCCCAAGAGGAATAGTTGTTTCTATCATATGTAACATGCAATCGGTTGGCCTCAACAACACTGCTTTAAAGATTGCTCTGGAATTTGATAAGGACAGATCTGACATATCTTAA
- the LACTB gene encoding serine beta-lactamase-like protein LACTB, mitochondrial isoform X2, with translation MYRLLSAVTARAATPGGWAWGRGRRAAHHRAGLPLLGPGWVGGLGLGLGLALGVKLAGGLRGAAPTQSPGAPDPEASPQAEPLPPQEQPLAPWSAQTPMLPPTRRFARAIDSSRDLLHRIKDEVGAPGIVVGVSVDGKEVWSEGLGYADVENRVPCKPETVMRIASISKSLTMVAVAKLWEAGKLDLDIPVQHYVPEFPEKEYEGEKVSVTTRLLISHLSGIRHYEKDMKKVKEEKAYKASKMMKGTVESDHEKEFKEKGGKSNEKSDFAKAKIEQDNDAKGRNLKPGKKKNDFEQGELYLKEKFENSIESLRLFKNDPLFFKPVSFCIQLLAIPYWQP, from the exons ATGTACCGGCTCCTGTCAGCCGTGACGGCCCGGGCCGCGACCCCcggaggctgggcctggggccgCGGGCGGCGCGCGGCCCACCACCGCGCTGGCCTGCCGCTCCTCGGCCCCGGCTGGGtcggggggctggggctggggctggggctagCGCTCGGGGTGAAGCTGGCGGGCGGGCTGAGGGGCGCCGCCCCCACGCAGTCCCCAGGGGCCCCCGACCCCGAGGCGTCGCCCCAGGCGGAGCCGCTGCCGCCGCAGGAGCAGCCCCTCGCTCCGTGGTCTGCACAGACCCCGATGCTGCCCCCTACCCGGCGCTTCGCCAGAGCCATCGACAGCAGCCGCGACCTGCTGCACCGGATCAAG GATGAGGTGGGCGCCCCTGGCATAGTGGTTGGAGTCTCTGTAGATGGAAAAGAAGTCTGGTCAGAAG gttTAGGTTATGCTGATGTTGAGAACCGAGTACCCTGCAAGCCAGAGACTGTTATGAGAATTGCCAGTATCAGCAAAAGCCTCACCATGGTTGCTGTTGCCAAATTGTGGGAAGCTGGGAAACTGGATCTTGATATTCCAGTACAACATTATGTTCCTGAATTCCCAGAAAAAGAATACGAAGGTGAAAAG GTTTCTGTCACAACAAGATTGTTGATCTCCCATTTAAGTGGAATTCGTCATTATGAAAAGGACATGAAAAAggtgaaagaagagaaagcttACAAAGCCTCGAAGATGATGAAAGGGACAGTGGAATCTGACCAcgaaaaagaattcaaagaaaaaggaggcaaaagtAATGAAAAGAGTGACTTTGCTAAAGCTAAGATAGAGCAAGATAATGATGCCAAAGGCCGGAATTTAAAACctggcaagaaaaagaatgattttgaaCAAGGCgaattatatttgaaagaaaagtttgaaaattcaATTGAATCactaagattatttaaaaatgacccTTTGTTCTTTAAACCTG TCAGTTTTTGTATTCAACTTTTGGCTATACCCTACTGGCAGCCATAG